In one Streptomyces sp. NBC_00597 genomic region, the following are encoded:
- a CDS encoding rhomboid-like protein, with translation MKSLLWPPPTLGVVYAGGVQLGAYALERLGAAERDRVLRGCSTNVDNLVAGRWETLLSSAFVVEEPMPLPYALLLVAVLGYAEYAYGAWWTAAAFLFGHAAATLLVHGGLRRTADPATRRALDVGTSYGFNAVLGALTSALPRGPVRTAARVGLLTLAAGPVLKRERTFTDAGHLAALGIGVGLSLALDCLSGPKHQKIG, from the coding sequence ATGAAATCACTGCTCTGGCCGCCGCCGACCCTCGGCGTGGTGTATGCGGGCGGGGTCCAGCTCGGCGCGTACGCCCTGGAGCGACTGGGGGCGGCGGAGCGGGACCGGGTGCTGCGGGGCTGCTCGACGAATGTCGACAACCTCGTCGCCGGCCGCTGGGAGACCCTGCTGAGCAGCGCGTTCGTCGTCGAGGAGCCGATGCCGCTGCCGTACGCGCTGCTGCTCGTCGCGGTCCTCGGGTACGCGGAGTACGCGTACGGGGCCTGGTGGACGGCCGCGGCGTTCTTGTTCGGGCACGCCGCGGCGACGCTCCTCGTCCACGGCGGGCTGCGCCGGACCGCCGATCCGGCCACCCGGCGGGCCCTGGACGTGGGGACCAGCTACGGCTTCAACGCCGTGCTCGGTGCGCTGACCTCCGCGCTGCCGCGCGGGCCGGTCCGCACGGCCGCCCGGGTCGGGCTGCTGACGCTCGCCGCAGGGCCCGTGTTGAAGCGGGAGCGGACCTTCACGGACGCCGGGCACCTTGCGGCGCTGGGGATCGGGGTCGGCCTCTCGCTCGCTCTCGATTGCCTATCCGGCCCGAAACATCAGAAAATCGGGTGA
- a CDS encoding tyrosine-protein phosphatase: MTTTTPSTTVANLRDLGGTPLSGGRTVRPGLVLRSGQLDRLDVDADPVVAALGLRTVIDFRTDAERGAHPDRIPDGARLLVHDVLADKLRSGKIPAATQLKDLLSDPAMAQEHLGGGKVQALFADTYRSFVSTASAQAAYRTLLSELADPQAGPLLFHCTAGKDRTGWGATVVLSLLGADDETLMAEYLSVNPAVKQAFARMIEGFTMAGGDPDIALGLIGVFPEYLEAALHEVNTRYGSMEKYVREGLGVPDGTVEAMRVRLTT, translated from the coding sequence ATGACCACCACCACCCCCTCCACCACCGTCGCCAACCTCCGCGACCTCGGCGGCACCCCCCTCTCCGGCGGCCGCACCGTGCGCCCCGGCCTGGTCCTGCGCTCCGGCCAGCTCGACCGGCTCGACGTCGACGCCGACCCGGTCGTGGCCGCGCTGGGCCTGCGCACGGTCATCGACTTCCGCACGGACGCCGAGCGCGGCGCCCACCCGGACCGGATACCGGACGGCGCCCGCCTCCTCGTCCACGACGTCCTCGCCGACAAGCTGCGCTCCGGGAAGATCCCGGCCGCCACGCAGCTCAAGGACCTGCTGTCCGACCCGGCGATGGCGCAGGAGCACCTGGGCGGCGGCAAGGTGCAGGCACTGTTCGCCGACACCTACCGGTCCTTCGTGTCGACCGCTTCCGCGCAGGCCGCGTACCGGACCCTGCTCTCCGAGCTCGCGGACCCGCAGGCGGGCCCGCTGCTGTTCCACTGCACGGCCGGCAAGGACCGTACGGGCTGGGGCGCGACCGTCGTCCTGTCCCTGCTCGGCGCGGACGACGAGACCCTGATGGCCGAGTACCTCTCCGTCAATCCGGCGGTCAAGCAGGCCTTCGCCCGGATGATCGAGGGCTTCACCATGGCCGGCGGCGACCCGGACATCGCGCTGGGCCTGATCGGGGTCTTCCCCGAGTACCTGGAGGCCGCGCTCCACGAGGTGAACACGCGCTACGGCTCGATGGAGAAGTACGTGCGCGAGGGTCTCGGCGTCCCCGACGGCACGGTCGAGGCGATGCGCGTCCGCCTGACGACCTGA
- a CDS encoding PepSY-associated TM helix domain-containing protein — translation MSLEEVQDVRTPDATTDIPAAATAPAGSAAPAAPAKSGTWAALRPLLLRMHFYAGILIAPLLFLAAATGLLYAGSWQAEKIIYSDELTVTEVRGSALPLSAQVTAARGTVPEGKVVGVWPAPDAEATTRVIMEAPGLEEGQTRTVFVDPYTGHVNGTLTTEGDALPLRAWLSEFHSSLQLGEFGRNYSELAASWLWVVALGGLALWIGRRRSRKALLVVPDRAATGRRKTLSWHGAVGIWAVTGLVALSATGLTWSKYAGENIGQLQDRLGGATPSVSAALAPGSNSGSDAHAGHTGHAMPDGTEMPATPPTADIGIDKAVAAARAAGVNEELRITLPAKGNGYVIKEQDKQLPVHLDSVSVDPADGRIIDELRFADYPVLAKLTRFGIDLHMGKTLGLANQIALAALAVAVMFLVFWGYRMWWLRRPTKDRALSAGRAQPRGAWRKVPLTLLLPLAAVTAVVGWFVPLLGISLVAFLAVDVLLGAVAARRAGAAGTA, via the coding sequence ATGTCCCTCGAAGAGGTCCAGGACGTCCGCACCCCGGACGCCACCACCGACATTCCGGCCGCGGCAACCGCACCCGCCGGTTCCGCCGCACCCGCCGCACCCGCCAAGTCCGGCACCTGGGCGGCCCTGCGGCCGCTGCTCCTGCGCATGCACTTCTACGCCGGAATCCTGATAGCCCCGCTGCTGTTCCTCGCCGCCGCCACCGGCCTGCTGTACGCCGGCTCCTGGCAGGCCGAGAAGATCATCTACTCCGACGAGCTGACCGTCACCGAGGTCCGCGGAAGCGCACTGCCGCTCAGCGCCCAGGTCACGGCCGCCCGGGGCACCGTCCCCGAGGGCAAGGTCGTGGGCGTGTGGCCCGCGCCCGACGCCGAGGCGACCACCCGCGTGATCATGGAGGCCCCGGGGCTGGAGGAGGGCCAGACCCGCACCGTCTTCGTGGATCCGTACACGGGTCACGTCAACGGAACGCTGACCACCGAAGGCGACGCGCTGCCGCTGCGCGCCTGGCTCAGCGAGTTCCACTCCAGCCTCCAGCTGGGCGAGTTCGGCCGGAACTACAGCGAACTCGCCGCGAGCTGGCTGTGGGTCGTCGCACTCGGCGGCCTCGCCCTGTGGATCGGCCGCCGCCGCTCCCGCAAGGCCCTGTTGGTCGTGCCCGACCGCGCCGCCACCGGGCGCCGCAAGACCCTCTCCTGGCACGGGGCCGTCGGCATCTGGGCCGTCACCGGACTCGTCGCCCTCTCCGCCACCGGCCTGACCTGGTCGAAGTACGCGGGCGAGAACATCGGGCAGCTCCAGGACCGGCTCGGCGGCGCCACCCCCTCCGTGTCCGCCGCCCTCGCCCCCGGTTCGAACTCCGGCTCCGACGCGCACGCCGGACACACCGGGCACGCCATGCCCGACGGCACGGAGATGCCCGCGACGCCGCCCACCGCGGACATCGGCATCGACAAGGCCGTGGCAGCCGCCCGCGCCGCCGGGGTCAACGAAGAGCTCCGCATCACCCTGCCCGCCAAGGGCAACGGCTACGTGATCAAGGAGCAGGACAAGCAGCTGCCGGTGCACCTCGACTCCGTCTCCGTCGACCCCGCCGACGGCCGGATCATCGACGAACTGCGCTTCGCCGACTACCCCGTCCTCGCCAAGCTGACCCGCTTCGGCATCGACCTGCACATGGGGAAGACCCTCGGCCTCGCCAACCAGATCGCGCTCGCCGCGCTCGCCGTCGCGGTGATGTTCCTGGTGTTCTGGGGCTACCGGATGTGGTGGCTGCGCCGACCCACCAAGGACCGCGCCCTCTCGGCCGGCCGGGCCCAGCCGCGCGGAGCCTGGCGCAAGGTGCCGCTGACCCTGCTGCTCCCGCTCGCCGCCGTGACCGCCGTGGTCGGGTGGTTCGTACCGCTGCTCGGCATCAGCCTGGTCGCGTTCCTGGCGGTCGACGTGCTGCTGGGTGCGGTCGCGGCGCGCCGCGCCGGGGCGGCCGGCACCGCCTGA